The DNA window CCCGGTGCCTGGACGTTCTTCCGCCAATGGCTGAAGAACCCTTTGCGCGTCGCTGCGGTGGCGCCGTCCAGCGCCGAACTGGCGGCGGCGATGATCGCCGAGCTGCCCGACGAAGCGCGGCGGGTGATCGAACTCGGCGGCGGCACCGGCGCGATCACCCGCGCCTTGCTCGGCGCCGGCATCCAGGAGCGCGATCTGCTGGTGCTGGAACTCAACGAAGAGCTGCACGCGCACCTGCAGCTGCGTTTCCCGCGCGTGCCGGTGCTGCTCGGCGACGCGCGCATGCTGCCGGCGCTGGCGCGCGAGCAGGGCTATCTGGAAGACGGGCCGGCCGATGCGATCGTGTCCGGCCTGGGCCTGTTGACGATGCCGCATCCGCTGCAGCGCGACATCCTTGCCGCCGCGTTCGAATGCCTGCGCGAGGACGGGGTGTTCGTGCAGTTCACCTACGGCCCGAGCGCGCCGGTCGCCGAAGCGGTGGCGCGCGGACTCGGGCTGCAGGTGCGCCGCGGCGAATTCGTGCTGCGCAACGTGCCGCCGGCGACGGTCTACGTTTACCGCAAGCCGCAGCGCTGAGCCCCGGCGACGCCCGGCTCCCCATGGAAGCGGCGCAAGCGGCGACAACCGAAGGGAACGGGGCGTAAGCGTCACAGCCGAATCTCGCATCGCCGGGCTTTGCCTCGCGCCTGCCGCTGGCTCCATCGTGAACGCAGCGCCGGCATCGCTGCGGCTGCCACGGCTTAGCCTGCCTCCTGCAAGACAATTGTTCTTTATTTGTAATTGATGATTGCAGTTTTGGCGGTATTGTTCTGAATTTGTCGTGACATCCTAGCCGCCATCGCCGATCCGGCGTGTCGAATCTGGAGCGTCCCATGGCCCCCGCCACCTCTACCGCTTACGCCCGCGTCGGCCGCAAGCTGCGCGGCCAGCCCACCTCGGACGGCGCCGGCGTGCGCCTGACCCGGGTCATCGGCGGCCCGCAGCTGCCCGATCTGGACCCGTTCCTGCTGCTCGACGAATTCGGCACCGATCGGCCGGAGGACTACCTCGCCGGTTTCCCCGAGCATCCCCACCGCGGCTTCGAGACCGTCACCTACATGCTCGACGGGCGCATGCGCCATCGCGACAACCACGGCAACGAAGGCGTGCTGGTGCCCGGCAGCGTGCAGTGGATGACCGCCGGCCGCGGCCTGGTGCATTCGGAGATGCCCGAACAGGAGCAGGGCCGCATGCGCGGTTTCCAGCTGTGGGTGAACCTGCCGGCGCGCGAAAAGATGACCGAGCCCAAGTACCAGGAGTTCGCACCCGATCGCATCGTGCAGCTGGCGCCGGCGCAGGGCGTGCAGGTCAAGCTGATCGCCGGCCGCCTCGGCGATCTGCGCGGCCCGATCGCGCAGCCGGCCACCGATCCGGTCTATCTCGATGTCGCGCTCGCCGACGGCGCCGCCTGGGAATACGACCTGCCCGAGGGCCATAACGCTTTCGCCTATGTTTACGAGGGCGAAGCGGCGATCGGCGAAGGCGAGGATGCGCGCACGGTGCAGGCGCAGGAGTTGGCGGTGTTGGCCGGCGGCAGCCGTCTGCGCTTGCGCGCATTGCAGCCGGATACGCGCCTGATCGTGGTCGCCGGGCGGCCGCTGCGCGAGCCGGTGGCGCGTTACGGCCCGTTCGTGATGAACACCAAGCAAGAGCTCATGCAGGCCTTCGTCGACTTCCAGGAAGGCAAGTTCTGAGAAGGCCAGTTCCGAGAAGGGAAGGTCTGAGAGGCGAGTTCTGAGTCGAACCGTCGCGGCATGGACGCCGGGCGGCGCTCTGCGAAGGGCTGCGCGCGAGCGCGGCCCCGGCCTGCAGCCACGGCGGAAGGACGCTGCCGGTCGGTCGCCGGCGCGCGGTTGCACTGTTGCAATGGCCGACCGCTGCGGTCCCGCGCGTTGATCGAGTATGGAACGCAGCGCGGCGGCGTCGGCCGGAGCGACTGCGATGACGCGCGGCCCGCCGCGCCCGCATGGAGCAACCGTCAATGGCCACCCGAATCGATCCCAAGCAATTCACCATCGTCGCCACCTTCGTTTCCGCCGGCGTCGCCGCCGGCGCGGGCGGTTTCGTCATCGTCGGCGGCAAGCTCAAGAAAGTGCCGCCGCGCGGCATCAAGCAATTGCAGGCGGCGTACCAGATGCTCGAAAGCGCCGATGGCCTGGCCGCCGGCCGGCTGAAGACGCAGCTGCAGCAGAACGCGGTGGACCTGGCGCAGCAGGCCGTCGGCGCCTGACGCATCCGCCGGCCGGGGCCGACGCCGCAGGGCGCCGTTGAGTTCCGGCCTGCCGGCGCAAGCCGGAGTCCATTCCGCTTCGCCCGTCCGCAGGCGCCGTTGCGCCGCGCGAGGCCCAGCCATGCGGCGAGCGCGGCCTGCGGGTCGGAATGGATTCCTGCTTGCGCCGGTACCTGCGCGGTCGAGGACGCCGCCGCGAAGCCGCGGATGCGGCGCCGGACCGCGCGTGCCGATGGCGCGCTCCGGCAACGAAAAAGCCGCGCTTTCGCGCGGCTTTTTCGTACCCCGATGCGGACCGCTTCAGTCCTTGCCGAGCCAGCGGTAGATCGCGCCGCCGAGCAGGCCGCCGAGAATGGGCGCAACCCAGAACAGCCACAGCTGGCCGATCGCGGCCGGGCCGGCGAACAGCGCCACGCCGGTGGATCGGGCCGGGTTCACGGAGGTGTTGGTGACCGGAATGCTGATCAGGTGGATCAGGGTCAGGCCCAGGCCGATCGCGATCGGGGCGAAACCGGCCGGCGCGTTGCGGTGGGTGGCGCCGAGGATGATCACCAGGAACATCGCGGTCATGACCACTTCGGTCAGGAACGCGGCGTGCATCGAGTAGCCGCCCGGCGACATCACGTCGTAGCCGTTGCTGGCGAAGGTGCCGGCCGCGGTCGGGTCGATCGCGAAACCGGCGGTGCCGCCGGCGATCTGCAGCAGGACGAAACCGGCGAGGATCGCGCCGACGACCTGGGCGACGATATAGGGCACCAGGTCCTTGGCCGGGAAGCGGCCGCCGGCCCACAGGCCGAAACTGACCGCGGGATTGAAGTGGCCGCCGGAAATGTGGCCGAGCGCATAGGCACCGGTCAGTACGGTCAGGCCGAAGGCCAGCGACACGCCGAGCAGGCCGATGCCGAGCGGATTGCCGGCACCGCCGAAGTTCGCCGCCAGCACCGCGC is part of the Lysobacter firmicutimachus genome and encodes:
- the aqpZ gene encoding aquaporin Z yields the protein MIKRLGAEFIGTFWLVLGGCGSAVLAANFGGAGNPLGIGLLGVSLAFGLTVLTGAYALGHISGGHFNPAVSFGLWAGGRFPAKDLVPYIVAQVVGAILAGFVLLQIAGGTAGFAIDPTAAGTFASNGYDVMSPGGYSMHAAFLTEVVMTAMFLVIILGATHRNAPAGFAPIAIGLGLTLIHLISIPVTNTSVNPARSTGVALFAGPAAIGQLWLFWVAPILGGLLGGAIYRWLGKD
- a CDS encoding class I SAM-dependent methyltransferase, with amino-acid sequence MKSVRKPGAWTFFRQWLKNPLRVAAVAPSSAELAAAMIAELPDEARRVIELGGGTGAITRALLGAGIQERDLLVLELNEELHAHLQLRFPRVPVLLGDARMLPALAREQGYLEDGPADAIVSGLGLLTMPHPLQRDILAAAFECLREDGVFVQFTYGPSAPVAEAVARGLGLQVRRGEFVLRNVPPATVYVYRKPQR
- a CDS encoding pirin family protein; amino-acid sequence: MAPATSTAYARVGRKLRGQPTSDGAGVRLTRVIGGPQLPDLDPFLLLDEFGTDRPEDYLAGFPEHPHRGFETVTYMLDGRMRHRDNHGNEGVLVPGSVQWMTAGRGLVHSEMPEQEQGRMRGFQLWVNLPAREKMTEPKYQEFAPDRIVQLAPAQGVQVKLIAGRLGDLRGPIAQPATDPVYLDVALADGAAWEYDLPEGHNAFAYVYEGEAAIGEGEDARTVQAQELAVLAGGSRLRLRALQPDTRLIVVAGRPLREPVARYGPFVMNTKQELMQAFVDFQEGKF